The proteins below come from a single Micropterus dolomieu isolate WLL.071019.BEF.003 ecotype Adirondacks linkage group LG05, ASM2129224v1, whole genome shotgun sequence genomic window:
- the LOC123971569 gene encoding WD repeat-containing protein on Y chromosome-like isoform X1 produces MERHTEIAEYTPEKTAMDSSEFTKTDKMFSHKDIPQIVQLFREADADGGGGLDMEEFCGAMRKLYGDVDKEELIALHMQVDANCDTTVDLGELMDFLLNKNKASESMDYKNQAFPKPITKIPVDHCKAIIRLLFIPYEDGRETDQDYEELTGQTRSYQRGKYLSISSDGILKAWSDSFDMQYMAALYKTKKTLPFSHINKMCVRDMVYLRELKQLAVSTSDRELLFYDCNDFPEMFKISHSLIVEDNIVNAMNYWSKDTKAVFSFGDVKGFLSVFISYNVKKNGLFCPELYDKISLRSYKTVCVSALLKKTSKDFLCVKVPVFNDMCMTIQYFTSLNSFAICGNSSKTMVLAGLPKSSRTKVSKKVFKSRGDNEFFTCVEYSPSAECLVTGGTDGLLRVWFPHKTMSCEQELTGHVKPITCISFNPIDKIFVSLSEDKNVRVWSEDGWMCRQSFQAQDMGRAPISSVCYNIHNNELVLANSDIGKYLGRGTDVFKETLTSHDKPLCGALYHSIFKQVVSVCQNGVVTVWDIVTGKAVMQFKVTPGQNEGLTAMSFDEAQRRLITVSQDGKLRLWNFNNGTELGVLPVTVPREVTGIACINNRVFVSGGNSKRMIFDLDLEEQDNRFLEHDYLNDISSMDVHENTLVTASSNGNIVIWDAETAEALCWFNPSEGPRVHMAGRKDQGRTGSLPVDKSIHKKSTTLTGNKTTSPLILCLKTREVNIDTATLLISADGYINAWSVNVKGGLLGKFRAVNYEGAVITAMSTDVNEQILLTGDSTGKIYLWDIQEFGLKKQADKGPFEDIHGWRVSLCPPPLLGSWRTHFTGVVSVKCDPACENIITAGLDCNVRLWTNTGCCVGLFGRDQWGATQLSPEKNAEQQEPERPSTAKTRNSHIPFPESPRSSSPTSPLPNFDDLYEQIREVTKTPEVTPTLTFDQLVTEYKQLIKYKLSFDQIKDMWMLGNENTPSPCPSKTTPARGSDHTSDHVHFPTIPDRIQLTKCQTQLKTHPTQTQLFRGGTYPKQSTPQTGSPNLNHTRSKYGRVFKTRQRDSLKGSVLTPCPPNSLPGEQGSDHTSEQVHLLPIPDRVQLTHNQTQLKPNPPRTKLISGGTNLKQSSPQTASPNLNQTRSKYGRVLKSQKRERSESDVLTPCPPNTLQGKQGSDHRSEQVHLPPIPDRVQLTHNQTKLKPNPPRTKLISGGTNLKQSSPQTASPNLNQTRSKYGRVLKSQKSERSESDVLTPCPPNTLQGKQGSDHRSEQVHQTPCLECWGLITHHQTQLEPHPPQTTLTTGCSNASTNSPRFIQEDIKSWSRSRLTLTRDTRRAAQQRIHHRFCFNLHV; encoded by the coding sequence ATGGAAAGACACACAGAAATAGCAGAATATACTCCAGAGAAGACTGCAATGGATTCCAGTGAATttacaaagacagacaaaatgttttcacataagGACATCCCGCAGATTGTCCAGTTATTCAGAGAGGCTGATGCAGACGGAGGTGGAGGCCTTGATATGGAAGAGTTTTGTGGAGCGATGAGGAAGTTATATGGTGACGTTGATAAAGAAGAACTGATTGCCCTCCACATGCAAGTTGACGCAAACTGTGACACCACTGTGGACCTTGGTGAGCTAATGGACTTCCTATTGAATAAAAATAAGGCGTCAGAAAGCATGGATTATAAAAATCAAGCCTTTCCCAAACCTATCACCAAGATACCTGTGGATCACTGTAAAGCAATCATTCGTCTGCTTTTCATTCCCTACGAGGATGGCAGGGAAACTGATCAGGATTATGAGGAATTAACAGGACAAACAAGAAGTTACCAGAGAGGTAAGTACCTCTCCATCAGCTCGGATGGTATTCTCAAAGCCTGGAGTGACAGCTTTGACATGCAATACATGGCTGCATTATACAAAACCAAAAAGACACTTCCTTTTTCACACATCAACAAAATGTGTGTTCGTGACATGGTGTACCTCAGAGAACTGAAACAGCTGGCTGTCTCCACTTCTGACAGGGAACTGTTATTCTATGACTGCAATGACTTCCCTGAGATGTTTAAAATCAGTCACTCTTTAATAGTAGAGGACAACATAGTGAACGCCATGAACTACTGGTCCAAAGACACTAAAGCAGTGTTTTCCTTTGGTGATGTAAAAggctttttgtctgtgtttatctCCTACAACGTAAAGAAAAACGGTCTCTTCTGCCCAGAGCTGTACGACAAAATCTCCCTGCGGTCGTataaaacagtttgtgtttcagCCCTGTTGAAGAAAACATCTAAGGACTTTCTATGTGTTAAAGTCCCTGTCTTTAATGATATGTGCATGACGATCCAATATTTTACATCACTCAACTCATTTGCCATCTGCGGTAATTCATCCAAGACAATGGTCCTTGCTGGCCTACCCAAGTCTTCCAGAACCAAAGTCTCTAAAAAAGTCTTCAAGAGCCGCGGAGACAATGAGTTTTTCACATGTGTTGAATACTCCCCTTCAGCTGAGTGTCTGGTGACTGGTGGTACAGATGGCTTGCTGCGGGTGTGGTTTCCCCACAAAACCATGTCATGCGAACAGGAATTAACAGGACATGTCAAACCCATCACCTGCATTTCATTCAACCCCATAGACAAAATATTTGTCAGTCTATCGGAGGACAAGAATGTACGCGTGTGGTCCGAGGACGGCTGGATGTGTAGACAAAGCTTCCAGGCTCAAGACATGGGGAGGGCCCCAATCTCCAGTGTGTGTTATAACATACATAACAATGAGTTAGTCCTGGCTAACTCGGATATAGGAAAATATCTTGGAAGAGGAACAGACGTTTTCAAAGAAACCTTAACATCCCACGACAAGCCCCTTTGCGGTGCTCTCTATCACAGCATCTTCAAACAGGTTGTCTCTGTTTGCCAAAACGGTGTGGTGACAGTGTGGGATATCGTAACAGGAAAGGCCGTCATGCAGTTCAAGGTGACTCCGGGTCAGAATGAGGGGCTCACTGCCATGTCCTTTGATGAAGCGCAACGCAGACTAATCACAGTTTCCCAGGATGGGAAATTGAGACTGTGGAACTTTAACAACGGCACAGAGCTCGGCGTTCTTCCTGTAACTGTGCCGAGGGAGGTGACGGGTATTGCCTGCATTAACAACAGAGTGTTTGTCTCTGGAGGAAACTCCAAGAGGATGATTTTTGACCTGGATTTAGAGGAACAGGACAACAGATTTTTGGAGCATGATTATTTAAATGACATTTCCTCAATGGATGTGCACGAAAATACGCTGGTTACCGCCTCCAGCAATGGAAATATTGTTATCTGGGATGCTGAGACTGCCGAGGCTCTCTGCTGGTTCAATCCCAGTGAGGGCCCTCGAGTACACATGGCAGGAAGAAAAGATCAAGGCCGGACAGGGAGTCTACCTGTTGATAAGAGCATACATAAAAAATCTACAACTCTGACTGGAAATAAGACTACCAGTCCTCTTATCTTATGTCTGAAGACAAGGGAGGTCAATATTGACACAGCCACACTGCTGATTTCTGCAGATGGCTACATCAATGCCTGGTCTGTTAATGTCAAAGGAGGTCTGTTAGGAAAGTTCAGGGCAGTAAATTATGAAGGTGCCGTCATTACCGCCATGTCGACTGATGTCAATGAACAGATTTTACTGACTGGGGACAGTACCGGAAAGATTTATCTGTGGGACATTCAGGAATTCGGGTTAAAAAAACAGGCAGACAAAGGGCCATTTGAGGATATACATGGGTGGCGTGTGTCACTGTGTCCACCTCCTCTGTTGGGCTCCTGGCGAACTCACTTCACAGGGGTGGTGAGTGTTAAATGTGACCCCGCTTGTGAAAACATAATTACTGCGGGGTTGGACTGCAATGTCCGGCTATGGACAAATACAGGCTGCTGTGTAGGCCTCTTTGGGAGAGACCAATGGGGTGCTACGCAACTCAGCCCTGAGAAGAATGCTGAACAGCAGGAGCCAGAAAGACCAAGCACTGCAAAGACAAGAAACTCTCATATACCATTCCCTGAGTCTCCAAGGTCTTCATCACCCACATCTCCGCTCCCAAACTTTGACGACCTATATGAACAAATTAGAGAGGTAACCAAAACACCTGAGGTTACGCCAACACTGACTTTTGATCAACTAGTAACTGAATATAAACAGCTGATCAAGTACAAGCTAAGTTTTGACCAAATAAAAGATATGTGGATGTTGGGGAATGAAAATACTCCATCACCATGTCCTTCAAAAACCACGCCAGCCAGGGGGTCAGATCACACCTCAGACCATGTACACTTTCCAACCATCCCTGATAGGATTCAACTCACAAAATGTCAGACCCAGTTGAAAACGCATCCAACTCAGACTCAGCTCTTCAGAGGTGGCACTTACCCAAAACAAAGCACTCCTCAGACAGGGTCTCCGAATTTAAACCACACTAGGTCCAAATATGGACGTGTGTTCAAGACTCGGCAGAGAGACTCATTAAAAGGAAGTGTCCTCACACCATGTCCACCAAACTCCCTGCCAGGAGAACAGGGGTCTGATCACACATCAGAGCAGGTACACTTGCTACCCATCCCTGATAGGGTTCAACTCACACATAATCAGACCCAGTTAAAGCCAAATCCACCTCGGACCAAGCTCATCAGTGGTGGCACTAACCTTAAACAAAGTTCTCCTCAAACAGCATCTCCAAATTTGAACCAGACTAGATCCAAATATGGAAGAGTGCTGAAGAGTCAGAAGAGAGAAAGATCAGAAAGCGATGTCCTCACACCATGTCCACCAAACACCCTGCAAGGGAAGCAAGGCTCCGATCACAGATCAGAGCAGGTACACTTGCCACCCATCCCTGATAGGGTTCAACTCACACATAATCAGACCAAGTTAAAGCCAAATCCACCTCGGACCAAGCTCATCAGTGGTGGCACTAACCTTAAACAAAGTTCTCCTCAAACAGCATCTCCAAATTTGAACCAGACTAGATCCAAATATGGAAGAGTGCTGAAGAGTCAGAAGAGTGAAAGATCAGAAAGCGATGTCCTCACACCATGTCCACCAAACACCCTGCAAGGGAAGCAAGGCTCCGATCACAGATCAGAGCAG
- the tm6sf2b gene encoding transmembrane 6 superfamily member 2b has protein sequence METFVFLFSFSALGILYAMNTIPEFQEPYVILVTGAAVLVIVFLFYFLITRGNPPKDALFFVFAVFSFTCVIDLTSALEYDGIISGFMEFYQKTGEPYLGTAYAIMMCYWDGIAHFIMYLVMISRITDRKAYRTLGLIWAGSLCANMTVFVAGIVAGKFGSEIRPAFWLNFLFLLVPVWGAITLFTRPKDRPLIGGYNAQHAQTTSLIWRPLDLILVLLMLAAMAFTILRGLVALDSPLEACSIYLKHYEPYLKDPVGYPRVMMLLMFFYGLPLLGAFVYGLLKPGCTWMSDLTVFFAGAMIQCQWAHIGGSLHPRTIAPFRVPNDGFWSVLAANLLYAVTPVLVALRVHSNPYFFLKIAPFPGQTGLPNSEEKDTKYKDK, from the exons ATGGAGACCTtcgtatttttattttcattttctgcccTTGGCATTCTTTATGCTATGAACACCATTCCTGAGTTTCAAGA GCCTTATGTGATCTTGGTGACTGGGGCTGCTGTGTTGGTGATTGTGTTTCTGTTCTATTTCCTCATCACTCGTGGCAACCCACCAAAAGACGCTTTATTCTTTG tttttgctgtattttcctTTACCTGTGTCATTGACCTGACGAGTGCCTTGGAATATGACGGCATTATCTCCGGCTTTATGGAATTCTATCAAAAGAca GGAGAGCCCTATCTGGGAACAGCCTATGCCATCATGATGTGTTACTGGGATGGAATAGCGCACTTTATCATGTACCTGGTGATGATCAGCAGGATAACAGACAG GAAGGCCTACCGTACCCTGGGCTTGATCTGGGCTGGCTCTTTGTGTGCCAACATGACTGTGTTTGTTGCCGGGATAGTGGCAG GTAAATTTGGGTCAGAAATCCGTCCAGCCTTCTGGCTCAACTTCCTGTTCCTTTTGGTGCCCGTATGGGGAGCCATCACACTATTCACTAGGCCCAAAGACAGACCACTAATCGGTGGATACAAT GCCCAGCATGCTCAGACCACCTCATTGATCTGGCGTCCCTTGGATCTGATCCTGGTCCTGCTCATGTTAGCTGCAATGGCCTTCACCATCCTCAGAGGCTTG GTGGCTCTGGACTCTCCACTAGAAGCCTGTTCCATCTACCTAAAGCATTATGAACCCTACCTGAAGGATCCTGTGGGCTACCCCAGAGTTATG ATGCTGCTCATGTTCTTCTATGGACTACCTCTTTTGGGTGCGTTTGTCTATGGTCTCCTTAAGCCCGGGTGCACATGGATGTCAGACTTGACTGTGTTCTTCGCTGGAGCCATGATCCAG TGCCAGTGGGCCCACATCGGGGGGTCCCTCCACCCTCGAACCATAGCTCCATTTCGTGTCCCAaatgatggtttctggtctgTGCTTGCAGCTAACTTGCTCTACGCAGTCACTCCTGTCCTGGTGGCCTTACGGGTTCACAGTAACCCCTATTTCTTCCTGAAGATTGCCCCCTTTCCTGGGCAGACCGGTTTGCCAAACAGCGAGGAGAAAGATACCAAGTACAAAGACAAATAG